In a single window of the Acidobacteriota bacterium genome:
- a CDS encoding AMP-binding protein, translating into MKLSPTEIFKGKRIFFIGGTGFVGKVTLSMLLHNFPDVGKVYATVRARDENESRTRFWTSIVTSPTFDPLREKYGDKFEDFIREKVVPVNGDVGNEYLGMSEEQAAKIMKDTDIIINGAGNVTFNPPLESALRTNVVGSNNIIKLARMMKKPRVVHVSTCFVAGKRSGAIWENEPVVGYFPRKNELIGTTFDVNREVEDCARLSEQARQEADDAVQAAKFREQARNRFIEEGRDPDDESELKSAIFRERKMWIRERTTELGAERAEYWGWTNIYTYSKSLAEQIIASQDDIVKILVRPSIVESSQSYPFPGWNEGFTTTAPLILIALKGQPIIPVNEKLILDIIPVDMVAGVILGAAMKVLVDDNPPLVFQASSGDSNPNDMKRIVGLVGLYKRQHFDEKETGNKLVNKFAGMIEATPVKQRTYELTSAPMLNKLAKRADDLMDRATPRWGGGRIGNIISDLKKSTEEFKRTTSETMHAFAMFKPFMIDNEYLYRSDNVRALMAEIKDKEKHLLPWYPERLDWYDYWLNVHFPGMRKWVLPTLEEELKLQERRSHTYKDLLDLFDTATKRFPTRVAMRIERTGRREQYTYDDVRELTLRAAGFLAHKGIQPSDRVILFSNNMPEWGISYFGILKAGATAVPIDPASSIDEIVNFAKAAEVSGIMISPKLDAENPGLRERLKEAFGPPKKGKRSTRSKTENELRVPTVWTFDEVFEMPDEVEEAKRLALLPPKVLGNAVASLIFTSGTTGIPKAVMLSHKNFTNMISMLTSVLEMDLTDGVLSVLPMHHTFEFSAGFLTPFSNGTQITYLDELNSEELARAIEKGHVTGMVGVPALWEMLHRRIKTRLRERGDWIADAAESMIEFNAWLRDNTPFNLGPIVFFPIHQGMGGKMRYLISGGSALSEKVQKDLHGLGFTVLEGYGLTESSPVLTVARPGNKLLKGSVGKPLPGVEVKIESPDENGVGEVLARGQNVMLGYYNNEEATEAVMHDRWLRTGDLGRIDDDGNLYIVGRSKDVIIDSNGKNIYPDEIEDHYSKSSFIKELSVVGLPDDDGGEKIAALVVPDYEYDIALSRSDVNRKIEEHFREVSAGLPFFKRVKLMHVTPFELPRTATRKVKRPEVVELLRDLEDRAKTKTRTIVESKGDDNMLWIRKVVASVSNRPLSDVAVEDKLADLGFDSLMFVELQAAVEDAGGRVLSPDTLNEVQTVRELLTAVQRVDRSKRLVDEPKAEEKKDDEDIFIPSLVRRIGNAAVDLAQETLYSKVLKTTIEGQSNVPMHVNFIVAPNHASHIDTGLVKQALGKDVAEQTVAVAAADYWFDTKYKRAYMNNFTTLVPIERTGSLRQSLRHVTRILNEGYNALIFPEGTRSLTGEIAEFKPVIGYLALNQKVGILPICLWGTFEAYPKGMTIPKRDSIGAKIGAKIGRFLSYEELRDMTAGVPNTEAYRLIAARVQHEVENMRDGKRDAFDVAAVRKQWKAERRKTRKQEPVIDD; encoded by the coding sequence ATGAAATTATCACCAACAGAAATTTTCAAGGGAAAGAGGATCTTCTTTATCGGCGGAACGGGCTTTGTGGGTAAGGTTACGTTGTCGATGCTGCTGCATAATTTTCCGGATGTCGGAAAGGTGTATGCGACGGTGCGGGCGCGGGATGAGAATGAGTCGAGGACGCGGTTTTGGACGAGCATCGTTACGAGCCCGACGTTCGATCCGCTGCGCGAGAAATACGGCGACAAGTTCGAGGATTTCATCCGCGAGAAGGTCGTGCCTGTCAATGGTGACGTCGGGAACGAATACCTCGGAATGAGCGAAGAGCAGGCGGCCAAGATAATGAAGGATACCGATATCATTATCAACGGTGCAGGGAATGTTACCTTCAATCCGCCGCTGGAATCGGCACTGCGGACGAACGTCGTCGGTTCGAACAACATCATCAAGCTCGCACGGATGATGAAAAAACCGCGCGTCGTTCATGTTTCTACGTGTTTTGTCGCGGGCAAGCGGAGCGGTGCGATCTGGGAGAACGAACCGGTCGTTGGGTATTTCCCGCGAAAGAACGAACTTATCGGCACGACCTTCGATGTGAACCGTGAGGTCGAAGATTGTGCGCGTCTCAGCGAACAGGCACGCCAGGAAGCCGACGACGCCGTTCAGGCAGCGAAGTTTCGCGAGCAGGCACGAAACCGTTTTATCGAAGAAGGCCGTGACCCGGATGACGAATCCGAGCTGAAATCCGCCATCTTTCGCGAGCGTAAGATGTGGATCCGCGAACGCACGACCGAGCTCGGTGCGGAGCGTGCGGAGTATTGGGGCTGGACAAATATCTATACGTACTCGAAATCGCTTGCGGAACAGATCATCGCTTCGCAGGACGACATCGTGAAAATACTCGTTCGCCCATCGATCGTAGAATCATCGCAGTCGTATCCTTTCCCGGGCTGGAACGAAGGATTCACGACGACTGCCCCGCTGATCCTGATCGCGCTTAAAGGTCAGCCGATAATACCGGTGAACGAGAAGCTGATCCTCGATATCATTCCCGTAGATATGGTAGCGGGCGTCATCCTCGGCGCAGCTATGAAAGTGCTGGTCGATGACAACCCGCCGCTCGTGTTTCAGGCGTCATCGGGCGATTCTAACCCGAACGACATGAAACGCATCGTCGGGCTGGTCGGTTTGTACAAGCGGCAGCATTTTGACGAAAAAGAGACCGGCAACAAGCTGGTCAACAAGTTCGCCGGCATGATCGAGGCAACGCCCGTAAAACAGCGTACCTATGAACTCACCTCGGCACCGATGCTGAATAAGCTCGCCAAGCGTGCGGACGATCTAATGGACCGTGCCACTCCGCGTTGGGGCGGCGGCCGCATTGGCAACATCATTTCCGACCTCAAGAAATCTACCGAGGAATTCAAACGCACCACCAGCGAAACGATGCACGCGTTCGCCATGTTCAAGCCGTTCATGATCGATAACGAATATCTCTATCGGTCGGACAACGTGCGTGCATTGATGGCAGAGATCAAAGACAAGGAAAAACATCTGCTGCCTTGGTATCCGGAAAGGCTGGATTGGTATGACTACTGGCTGAACGTCCATTTCCCCGGCATGAGGAAATGGGTGCTCCCGACGCTCGAGGAAGAATTAAAGCTGCAGGAACGCCGTTCGCACACGTACAAAGACCTTTTGGATCTGTTCGATACGGCGACAAAGCGTTTCCCGACACGCGTCGCTATGCGTATCGAACGCACCGGCCGCCGTGAGCAGTACACCTATGACGACGTTCGCGAACTGACGCTGCGTGCCGCGGGCTTTTTGGCACACAAAGGCATTCAGCCGTCTGACCGCGTCATTCTGTTCTCGAACAACATGCCCGAATGGGGCATATCGTATTTCGGCATTCTCAAAGCCGGAGCGACCGCCGTGCCGATCGACCCCGCTAGTTCGATCGACGAGATCGTCAATTTTGCGAAAGCCGCCGAGGTCTCAGGGATAATGATCTCGCCGAAACTCGACGCCGAAAATCCCGGACTGAGAGAGCGCTTGAAAGAGGCTTTCGGCCCGCCCAAGAAAGGAAAGCGATCGACTAGATCTAAGACTGAGAATGAGTTGCGTGTGCCCACGGTATGGACATTCGATGAGGTCTTTGAAATGCCCGATGAGGTGGAAGAGGCAAAGCGGCTCGCTCTGCTGCCGCCGAAAGTCCTCGGCAATGCCGTTGCTTCTCTTATCTTCACCTCAGGCACGACCGGCATTCCAAAGGCAGTAATGCTCTCGCACAAGAATTTTACGAACATGATCTCGATGCTCACTTCTGTGCTCGAGATGGACCTGACGGATGGCGTTCTTTCAGTGCTGCCCATGCATCATACGTTCGAATTTTCCGCCGGATTCCTGACACCTTTCTCGAACGGAACGCAGATCACCTATCTCGACGAGTTGAACTCCGAAGAGCTCGCTCGTGCTATCGAAAAGGGCCATGTTACGGGCATGGTCGGCGTGCCGGCATTGTGGGAGATGCTGCATCGCCGTATCAAGACCCGCTTGCGCGAACGCGGTGATTGGATCGCGGATGCGGCCGAGAGCATGATCGAATTTAATGCATGGCTCCGCGACAATACGCCTTTCAACCTGGGTCCGATCGTCTTTTTCCCGATACATCAGGGAATGGGCGGCAAGATGCGATATCTCATTTCAGGCGGTTCGGCGTTGTCAGAAAAAGTGCAAAAAGACCTTCACGGGCTCGGCTTCACCGTGCTCGAAGGCTACGGCCTTACCGAATCGTCGCCCGTTCTCACGGTCGCGCGGCCCGGCAACAAGCTGCTAAAGGGAAGCGTCGGCAAGCCGCTGCCGGGCGTCGAGGTCAAGATCGAATCGCCTGATGAGAACGGCGTCGGCGAGGTGCTTGCGCGCGGCCAGAACGTGATGCTCGGCTACTATAACAACGAGGAAGCCACCGAAGCTGTAATGCACGACCGCTGGCTGCGCACGGGTGACCTCGGCCGAATAGACGATGACGGCAATCTCTATATCGTCGGGCGTTCAAAGGACGTCATCATCGATTCGAACGGCAAAAATATCTATCCGGACGAGATCGAGGACCATTACAGCAAGTCGTCTTTTATCAAAGAGTTAAGTGTGGTCGGATTGCCCGACGACGATGGCGGCGAAAAGATCGCTGCCCTCGTTGTTCCCGATTACGAATATGACATCGCACTCTCGCGTTCGGACGTGAACAGGAAGATCGAGGAGCATTTTCGAGAGGTTTCGGCGGGGCTGCCGTTCTTCAAACGCGTCAAACTGATGCACGTAACGCCATTCGAATTGCCGCGTACCGCTACGCGGAAGGTCAAGCGGCCTGAGGTCGTCGAATTGCTTCGCGACCTGGAAGACCGTGCTAAAACCAAGACGCGTACCATTGTGGAATCAAAAGGCGACGACAACATGCTCTGGATCCGAAAGGTCGTCGCGAGTGTTTCGAACAGGCCGTTGTCGGACGTCGCCGTGGAGGACAAGCTTGCCGATCTCGGGTTTGATTCGCTGATGTTCGTCGAACTGCAGGCGGCTGTCGAGGACGCCGGAGGACGCGTATTGTCGCCGGACACTCTTAATGAGGTTCAGACCGTTCGCGAGCTGCTGACCGCCGTACAGCGTGTCGATAGATCGAAACGTCTCGTTGACGAGCCTAAGGCCGAGGAAAAGAAGGACGACGAGGACATCTTCATACCGTCTCTGGTCAGGCGGATCGGCAATGCCGCGGTCGACCTTGCCCAGGAAACGCTTTATTCAAAGGTTTTGAAAACGACCATCGAGGGCCAGTCGAATGTTCCGATGCACGTCAATTTTATCGTCGCGCCGAATCACGCCTCTCATATAGACACCGGCCTCGTAAAACAGGCACTTGGCAAAGATGTTGCCGAACAGACCGTTGCCGTCGCAGCCGCGGATTACTGGTTCGATACGAAATACAAGCGGGCGTATATGAACAACTTTACGACGCTCGTTCCGATCGAGCGGACGGGCAGTTTGCGGCAATCGCTACGCCACGTCACACGCATCTTAAACGAGGGCTACAACGCCTTGATCTTCCCTGAAGGCACGCGTTCGCTGACAGGGGAGATCGCCGAGTTCAAGCCCGTAATCGGCTATCTTGCGCTGAACCAAAAGGTCGGAATTTTGCCGATATGTTTGTGGGGCACCTTCGAGGCATATCCGAAGGGAATGACCATCCCGAAACGCGACAGCATCGGGGCAAAGATCGGAGCAAAGATCGGCAGATTCCTTTCGTATGAAGAGCTTCGCGACATGACCGCGGGCGTTCCGAATACCGAAGCATACAGGCTTATCGCGGCCCGTGTGCAGCACGAGGTAGAGAATATGCGCGACGGCAAGCGAGATGCGTTCGATGTCGCCGCAGTACGAAAACAGTGGAAAGCCGAGCGTCGAAAGACCCGAAAACAGGAGCCTGTGATCGACGATTAA
- a CDS encoding insulinase family protein, which produces MKLFRAIAVTSLVFALFLPMAAQRAGSQQKFTISYEKFTLPNGLDVIFHIDRSDPVVAVSLTAHVGSAREKPGRTGFAHMFEHLLFLESENLGKGGLDKLSARIGGSGANGSTSRDRTNYLQTVPNDALEKMLWAEADKLGWFINTVTEQVLEKEKQVVKNEKRQSVDNNPYGHTQYVIDKALYPADHPYNWQVIGSLEDLQSATLDDVKDFFRRWYVPNNVTLVVAGDFDPVQAKKWVERYFAEIKRGENVERLPKRPGVVRETVKLFHEDNFARLPELTMAWPTVEQYHPDSYALDVLTSYLASGKKAPLYTVIVEDKKLAANLRMFNYQSEVAGQMQLSVRAFADKKLDDVAAAITEAFAKFEKDGISERDLNRIKAGQETSFYNSLSSVLGKGVELAQGNIFAGDPGFVSKEIEGIQAVTTADVVRVYEKYLKGKNFVATSFVPKGKAELALSGSKKAEVVEEPIVQGAEDDVDPNIEAKYERTPSSFDRSVEPPYGPEPMVKIPAVWQDRLKNGIQVYGIRHDEVPLVDFEIVMDGGQLLDDINKVGVANFLGQMMTQGTAKRTPAELEEAIQQLGASIRIGSASDRFIVSVNTLARNFAPTVALVEEMLLEPRWDAKEFELIKQRTVASIRQQEALPNSIAQNEFNKLIYGDNDIRSKNPLGTIESVNAITMDDLKAYYAKNLSPSVARMHIVGSIDKKTTMDTLKSLNSKWKAKPVQLPVLRAPAKPERSQVYFYNVPNAVQSVVRVGYPAMGMNDPDQYPAVVMNYILGGGGFASRLTQELRETKGYTYGINSSFSGTRTSGQFGIFSGVRANVTLESLQLIKSIVDDYGRTFTNDDLATTKSFLIKSNARAFETSGAKLNMLSNISTYGWRPDYVRQREQIVKAMTVDRIRELSGKYLNSGRMYWLVVGDAATQMPRLKDLGFGDPILLNPKN; this is translated from the coding sequence ATGAAATTATTTAGAGCAATTGCCGTAACATCACTTGTTTTTGCGCTTTTCCTGCCGATGGCAGCACAGCGTGCCGGTTCGCAGCAGAAGTTCACGATCTCGTACGAAAAATTCACGCTGCCGAATGGGCTTGACGTGATCTTTCATATCGACCGGTCAGATCCGGTCGTGGCCGTGTCGCTGACGGCACATGTGGGTTCTGCTCGTGAAAAGCCGGGACGTACGGGCTTTGCTCATATGTTCGAGCATCTTCTTTTTCTGGAATCGGAAAACCTGGGAAAAGGCGGGCTCGATAAGCTCAGCGCCCGCATCGGCGGATCGGGAGCGAACGGTTCGACCAGCCGCGACCGTACAAATTATTTGCAGACGGTTCCGAACGATGCTCTTGAGAAAATGCTCTGGGCAGAGGCCGACAAACTCGGCTGGTTCATCAACACCGTTACCGAGCAGGTTCTCGAAAAGGAAAAGCAGGTCGTAAAGAATGAGAAGCGGCAGAGCGTTGACAACAATCCTTATGGACACACGCAGTACGTGATCGACAAAGCTCTCTATCCCGCGGATCATCCGTATAACTGGCAGGTGATCGGCTCACTAGAAGATCTGCAGTCGGCGACGCTCGACGATGTGAAAGACTTCTTCCGCCGTTGGTATGTACCGAACAATGTGACGCTTGTCGTCGCAGGTGATTTTGATCCGGTTCAGGCGAAAAAGTGGGTTGAAAGATATTTTGCCGAGATAAAACGCGGAGAAAATGTAGAGCGTCTTCCCAAACGTCCCGGCGTTGTCAGGGAGACCGTCAAACTCTTCCACGAAGATAATTTTGCACGCCTGCCCGAACTTACAATGGCATGGCCGACCGTTGAGCAGTACCATCCGGATTCGTACGCGCTCGATGTACTGACTTCTTATCTTGCGTCCGGAAAAAAGGCTCCGCTTTATACGGTAATTGTTGAGGACAAGAAACTTGCGGCGAATCTGAGGATGTTCAATTATCAGTCCGAAGTTGCAGGGCAGATGCAGCTTTCGGTTCGTGCATTTGCTGACAAAAAGCTGGACGACGTCGCAGCGGCCATCACCGAAGCGTTTGCAAAGTTTGAAAAGGATGGCATTTCTGAACGCGACCTGAACCGTATCAAGGCGGGCCAGGAGACATCGTTCTACAATTCGCTGTCGAGCGTTTTGGGCAAGGGCGTCGAACTCGCTCAAGGCAATATCTTTGCCGGCGATCCGGGATTCGTCTCGAAGGAGATCGAAGGAATTCAGGCTGTGACCACCGCTGACGTAGTTCGGGTATATGAGAAATATCTGAAAGGCAAAAATTTCGTCGCGACATCATTCGTGCCGAAGGGCAAAGCGGAACTCGCTTTGTCAGGATCAAAGAAAGCGGAGGTGGTCGAAGAACCGATCGTTCAAGGTGCCGAGGATGACGTAGATCCGAACATCGAAGCGAAATATGAACGTACGCCGTCCAGCTTTGACCGCTCGGTCGAACCGCCCTACGGCCCTGAGCCGATGGTAAAGATACCGGCAGTTTGGCAGGACAGGCTAAAGAACGGCATTCAAGTTTACGGCATCCGTCATGATGAAGTGCCGCTCGTCGATTTTGAGATCGTTATGGACGGCGGGCAGCTGCTTGATGACATCAACAAGGTCGGGGTCGCCAATTTTCTAGGGCAGATGATGACGCAGGGAACCGCCAAGCGGACGCCGGCTGAGCTCGAGGAGGCGATCCAACAGCTTGGTGCCTCTATCAGGATCGGCTCCGCAAGCGACCGGTTCATCGTTTCGGTCAACACGCTCGCAAGGAACTTTGCCCCGACCGTCGCACTTGTCGAGGAAATGCTGCTCGAACCTAGGTGGGACGCCAAAGAATTCGAACTGATCAAGCAGCGAACTGTCGCGTCTATACGACAGCAGGAGGCTCTGCCGAATTCGATCGCTCAGAACGAGTTCAACAAACTCATCTACGGCGACAACGACATCCGATCAAAGAACCCGCTCGGCACCATCGAATCGGTCAATGCCATCACGATGGACGACCTCAAAGCATACTACGCAAAGAACTTATCGCCTTCTGTCGCCCGAATGCACATCGTCGGCAGCATCGACAAGAAGACGACGATGGATACTTTAAAGAGCCTCAATTCAAAGTGGAAGGCAAAACCGGTCCAGCTTCCTGTTCTACGCGCCCCGGCAAAGCCTGAACGGTCGCAGGTTTATTTCTACAACGTGCCCAATGCCGTTCAATCGGTCGTTCGCGTCGGCTATCCGGCCATGGGAATGAACGACCCCGACCAATATCCGGCTGTCGTGATGAACTACATTCTCGGCGGAGGCGGTTTTGCGTCGAGGCTGACGCAGGAGCTTCGCGAGACCAAGGGCTACACCTACGGCATAAACTCGTCATTTTCCGGTACGCGCACGTCGGGGCAATTCGGCATTTTCAGCGGTGTGCGCGCGAACGTAACGCTCGAATCGCTTCAGCTTATCAAGAGTATTGTCGATGATTACGGCAGGACGTTCACCAACGACGACCTGGCGACGACAAAGAGCTTTTTGATCAAGAGCAACGCACGCGCGTTCGAAACATCCGGAGCAAAGCTGAATATGCTGAGCAACATCAGCACTTACGGCTGGCGTCCGGATTATGTGCGACAACGCGAGCAGATCGTGAAGGCGATGACGGTCGACCGCATCCGCGAGCTTTCAGGCAAATACCTGAACAGCGGGCGCATGTACTGGCTGGTCGTGGGCGATGCCGCCACGCAGATGCCGCGTCTCAAGGATCTCGGCTTTGGTGATCCGATCTTGCTGAACCCAAAGAACTAG
- a CDS encoding NAD-dependent epimerase/dehydratase family protein: MAKKKALAKVEKKILITGGTGFLGAEIVRQFIDAGEKNLRVMASSVPAWMTDSGVEPFIGSVTDTAAVAKALKGVSAVFHLAGKVSRDNDDAASMNRVHVEGTRILSQAAAVAGVSTMILASSSGTIAVSRDEEVLDETYPPPVEIISQWAYYASKYFQERTALAEFDGKGRKLVILNPTLLLGPGDERLSSTKVVLDFLGRKVPYCPSGGLNIVDTRDVAAAFINSVEKGRHQEKYLLGAVNLTFEEFFGRLERLSGVRAPALKVPKKLAMAGSAMVESVFKNWGRTSPVATSEVEQAEHFWYFSSAKAEEELGFSPRDPQETLNDTISYIRENMLGGGVFR, encoded by the coding sequence ATGGCAAAGAAGAAAGCGTTAGCAAAGGTCGAAAAGAAGATACTCATCACCGGAGGGACCGGCTTCCTCGGTGCTGAGATCGTACGGCAGTTCATTGATGCAGGCGAAAAGAACCTCCGTGTAATGGCGTCGAGCGTTCCTGCGTGGATGACCGACTCCGGCGTGGAGCCGTTCATCGGTTCCGTGACCGACACCGCTGCGGTCGCCAAGGCCCTGAAAGGCGTCTCGGCGGTATTTCATCTCGCGGGGAAGGTGTCGCGTGACAATGATGACGCTGCGTCGATGAACAGGGTCCACGTAGAGGGCACGCGAATATTGTCACAGGCCGCCGCAGTCGCCGGCGTTTCGACCATGATCCTTGCTTCGTCCAGCGGTACGATCGCTGTCAGTAGAGATGAGGAAGTTCTCGACGAGACCTATCCGCCGCCGGTCGAGATAATTTCGCAATGGGCGTATTACGCGTCGAAATATTTTCAGGAACGCACCGCTCTCGCCGAATTCGACGGCAAAGGCCGCAAGCTTGTGATACTCAACCCGACGCTGCTTCTCGGCCCCGGCGACGAACGCCTGAGCTCGACAAAGGTCGTACTTGATTTCCTCGGACGCAAGGTCCCGTATTGCCCTTCGGGCGGCCTGAATATCGTCGATACTCGCGACGTCGCTGCCGCATTCATCAATTCTGTGGAAAAAGGGCGGCATCAGGAAAAGTATCTGCTTGGTGCAGTGAACCTGACATTCGAGGAGTTTTTCGGGCGTCTCGAAAGGCTCTCGGGTGTGCGGGCACCGGCGTTGAAGGTCCCGAAAAAGCTCGCTATGGCCGGCTCGGCGATGGTCGAATCGGTATTCAAAAATTGGGGACGCACTTCGCCCGTAGCAACCAGTGAGGTCGAGCAGGCAGAGCATTTCTGGTATTTCTCGTCAGCTAAAGCCGAAGAAGAGCTGGGTTTCTCGCCGCGCGATCCGCAGGAAACGCTTAACGACACCATCAGCTATATTCGCGAGAATATGTTGGGCGGCGGCGTTTTTAGGTAG